GCCAGAGGTAGAGCCATTAGCAGAGCAGTCGATGTAGTCGAAGTTGTACGAAGGAGGTTCTTTGGAGGTAAATTAGCAGTCAAAGATGTACAAATTGGAACCCAAGCTCTAGGTGAGGGCGGAGACGTAAGGAACGTATCTACAATAGAAATCAAAGTGGAGAAAAAAGATTAAATCGAAAATATTTAATGCGAAGAATTTAACTCGTCGTTAATCGAAACTCCCATTTGAAATTTTTTTCCTTTATTTTTTCACTATTAAAAGCGCAGATCAAAGCTATTCTAACATCATAGGCTAATTCTGCATCTCTACTTGCACACTATTCATTTTTTAACTCAGCGTGAGCGTTAAACTATAAATAAATGATGCCTACAGTCTTTACTAATTCAAATTTGCAGTTCAGGATGGTAAGAAACAAATGCCAAAAAAAAAGGTTAAAGTAGCTGTTGCTGGGCTCGGATTCGTTGGTGGTCAAGCTCATGCTCCTGCATTCAAAAAAATTACAAATGCAGATTTAGTTGCTGTAATAGATGTGATAGAAGAAAGTGCACAAAAATTTGCTTCAAAATATAATATAAAATATTATTTGGATCATAATGAAGCGCTTAAAGATCCTGAGATCGATGCTGTAGTAGTAGCTGTTCCCACTCCTTTTCACTTCCAGATAGTTACAGATTGTATAGCTAATGGTAAGCATGTACTTTGTGAAATGCCTTTAACGCCAACTGTAGATCAGTCTAAGAAATTAGGAAATGATGCAAAAAAGGCTGGAGTAATATTGATGCCTGATCTGAATTTTAGATTTACGCCAAACTATGTCAAAGCAAAAGAGTTAATCCTACAGGGAGCTATTGGAAATCCTATAACGATTAATTTCAGTGAATTTATTCCAGCAAAAGATTTGGCAAAACAATGGCCATCTGGATCATGGGCTTGGGATATTGA
This genomic interval from Candidatus Bathyarchaeota archaeon contains the following:
- the albA gene encoding DNA/RNA-binding protein AlbA; the protein is MSESSNDTEKEAEVAPKARTPIPPDTILIGSKPVMAYATAVMMHFHGGRNTLTIKARGRAISRAVDVVEVVRRRFFGGKLAVKDVQIGTQALGEGGDVRNVSTIEIKVEKKD
- a CDS encoding Gfo/Idh/MocA family oxidoreductase, giving the protein MPKKKVKVAVAGLGFVGGQAHAPAFKKITNADLVAVIDVIEESAQKFASKYNIKYYLDHNEALKDPEIDAVVVAVPTPFHFQIVTDCIANGKHVLCEMPLTPTVDQSKKLGNDAKKAGVILMPDLNFRFTPNYVKAKELILQGAIGNPITINFSEFIPAKDLAKQWPSGSWAWDIEKSGGYPDFTLSVWSIDLARWITDAEINDVDWFSNYSPLEGIENYRGYNTTGIIKLSNGAVGTLHYCATVASGLGTSRLEIFGDNTNVLEAKWNNHLKISGASSELEWNFKEKGTRVWGHYQIDSHFVDCILQKKKPEVTVEDAVKAQTIASKMIK